The DNA region TTCAACTTAACAATTTTTGGATGAAAATCCAGTCTTTCCAATATGATTATTGATTCATTATTTATAACTTAATCAAGGTTCATCAATTGTACAATCATCTGTTTCATGACTGGTTCCTCCCATCATACAGTAATTTGATTAATATATGTGGTTAATACAGAAAACAAAATGACCTCTTTCATCACATGTTAGTCTGACTTCCTTGACCTTGTCAGTTATTACAGCAGATACAATATAAAAATGGTCACGTCAAATTCAGGTCTGACCAATCAGACCTACGTACAGTGAGAAAcatgattgaaagcagcagtagTGAGAAAGGGTCAATTGTAAAGTTAAAACTGAGATGTGTCTGGTGCAGTTTTAACAGAATATCCAGTCTAATGTAAGCTGAATCAGAATCTAATGTAACAGTAACTAAGAGAGATGTGAAGTGTAAACATGAAGTATAAATCGAGACTTGATCTTTAGTGGGATTAAAACCAGGGCCTCCTGTGGTCTAAACAGAGAGATGTTTTGCCTAATTATTAATAAGGAGAGTTAAATGTAGAATAGAGCAATTGTCTAGTGTAACATAAACTGAGACACAACCTGGTTTAACATaaatatagtggttagcactgctgcctcacagtgtcagggacccaggtttgattcccggcttgggtcactgtctgtgcggagtctacacattctccccgtgtctgcttgggtttcctctgggtgcttctgtttccttgcacactccaaacatgtgtgggttaggttgattggccatgccccttagtgtcagggggattagcaggataaatatgtggggttatggggctaggaccTAGGgaggattgtcagtgcaggctcgatgagctgaatggcttctttctgcatgaGAGGGATTCTATGCTTTGAAATATGAACATGGTCCAGAAACAGTATTAACAAAGGCAGGGTCTGCAGTAATTTAAATAGGGGCATGGCTGGCACAGTAACTGAGACAGAGCTGTGAACAATGGGAACTCAGACAGGGTCTGGAGTAGTTCAAAAAGGCtcaggtgtaataataacagataaTAATAACTGAGACAGGGCCCAACTTAAAATAACCAGGGATGGGAACCAGGATTTTACGGCCCTTCTCCCCAGCGATACATTATTGTCCTGTTGAACTAAATGGAGATTTAAATAGCTATCCAATTAAGCCCAAATCTTTCCCAATAGCCCTGCAATTTTGCCACTTTAAGAATGTATCGAATTGTTTTTTTCAAAATTAATTAATGAATCTGATTCCACAACCCATTCAGGCAGTGCGCACCAACCAGATCACATCTTACCGTGTCAAATAGACATCTCCTCAATCTGGACTCTTGTTTCTTTGCACATTTTAAATCCATTcatcctctggttaccaaccctctTGCTGGTTGGAACAGTTCCTCCCCATTTACTCCTATCAAACCCCTCATGGCTTGAACACCTCAATTCAATCTCgccctaatcccctgacatttctCCAATTTCTCCTCGATGGTCTGTCCAATGAGGTGCAGCTTCATTGTGCCGTCACTGATGTATTTATCTCGCTCTGACCAGGGGATCAGATCTTTAATCTCAGCTTCCCCCGAGTGTGGGACCTGGAGGGTCTTCACATCATTCACAAACCACACCCCATTGACACATTGGTAAAGCAGAATGCTCAGCTTGTGAGAATATGTCTTGCCAGCTGGATCATAATCAtttactgagacagagagagttgaCAACTCATCCTCTTGCTGAATCTCATCATATCGCATGCGATTGCGATGATTGTTTTTCAGCCGCTGGATCCTTTGACCTTTTGGGAAAAAGGTAACATACCACTGAATCTTCAGTTTGAAATGGCTGGTCAAGAATGATGTCTGAATAGATGTTTGATTCATCATCTGATATCCTGTGATGTCCCAGAGGTGGCTGAATGTTTGAATCGGCAACACTCTATATTAGAGCCGGCGGGAATCCTGGCTCCTCACTTTCACTTTCAGTTCCCGGTTCTGATGAGGTATTCAGTGGGCGGGAACAATAAAATCCACCCTCCCACACCGGAACCATCCACATAAAACCCTCAACAATAGAGTTAAAGAAACAAAATCTCCCGAGGGATATCACGTGTGTGTGCAACGTCAGATAGatgatcgcttctcggccttttggctaagatcaagtgtagtatggtcggcagcccatggtcggccgcgcttggttgaggtcattaggttacactgaagcttcatatgtttcatatgaagcaattttttaaagcggcatctcggccttttggctgggatgcaaatgagctcaagtcttggaggaggaacctcccccttctccaatcagcttggctcatgtagatcaggcccaggacagggtggtttggtcgcctgccctgtcttgtcagagatttgaacaggctgagtgagtgggcgaggatatggcaaatggagtataacgttgataaatgcgaggttatacactttggaggaaataataacaaatgggattactatctcaatggaaacaaatcaaaacatgctaccgtgcaaagggacctgggggtccttgtgcatgagacgcaaaagcccagtctgcatgtacaacaggtgatcaagaaggtaaatgggatgttggcctatatcgcgaggggaatagaatataaaagcagggatgtcttgatgcacctgtacagggcattggtgaggccgcagctgtattggtccccttatatgaggaaggatatattggcattggagggagtgcagagaaggttcaccaggttgataccggagatgaggggtttggattatgaggagaggctgaggagattgggtttgtactcgttggagtttagaaggatgagggggtatcttatggagacttataagataatgcgggggctggatagggtggaggcggagagattctttccacttagtaaggaagttaaaacgagaggacacagcctcaaaataaaggggggtcggtttaagacagagttgaggaggaacttcttctcccagagggtggtgaatctctggaattctctgcccactgaggtggtggaggctacctcgctgaatatgtttaaagcgcggatggatggattcctgatcggtaagggaattaagggttatggggatcaggcgggtaagtggtactgatccacgtcagatcagccatgatcttattgaatggcggggcaggctcgaggggctagatggcctactcctgctcctatttcttatgttcttatgttcttatgtcagcctggatctgaaatgtctcaacttgttgagactctgaattggatttgatttgattgaattggaaaagtatttttttaaaatcagatagAACTGAGTTTACCGAGCCAAAGAAGGAGGTGTTCAGAGCAGTGATCAGAATCTCCATCGGTGAAGTGGGTTTGGCAGGCAGCTCTCCCTCAACATCACTTCTCATGACCCTCTCCACTGACTCTGAATTCTCACATTGAGCGTCTGACATATTTCCTGAGTAACAGAAATCTCAGATCAAACACTGGGAAGAGTGAAGCGTTTATATTCTGTGTCAGACACAGACGCTGTCCCCTAGCCAATGACTCCATCCTTCTCCTCGTCAGTGCCTGGGGCTGAACCAGAGAACTCACAACCTTTTTTCCCATTTGACCCACAGATCAGCTTGCAATCCCCAAATGTCTGTCTCCTCTCTTCCAcactcatacagtgcagaagaggccactgagcctgcactgactctctgacagagcaccttacccaggccatctcccccacccgggcatgggtggaccaggacaggttgttgatgatctgaacacctcgaaacttgaagctctcgaaccatctccacttcatcacctttgatgtcgacaagggcatgtcctccattacattTCAGTCACCCATCAGACTTCTCTTTTCGAGGGAAAAGCAGCCTCAGACTTTCCTGAGGGTTAAAAGCTCTCagctctgggattattcttgtcaaTCTACGTTGCTCCATCTCCAGtgcctctctttccttcttctaAATGCAGATCACTAATTTTGACAGGGCTCCCAGTTTACTCTAACCCTGGTTCTAAACAAGTTggccataacctccctgcttttcaattctatgccTCTGAAATGGAACCCTATATATGggccccacactttaggaaagatgtgaactcgctggggtgtcagcagagtggataactgagtgaatcctttcccacacaaagcaggtgaatggtctctccccagtgtggactcACTGGTGAATCCACAGGTTTGATGAGCTTTAAAACCTCTGTGCAGTGAGAAcagctgaacagtctctcctCTGTGAGACTGCactggtgggacatcagttctGCAGACCTTGTGAAGTCATAGagctttccagcatggaaacaggtcctttggcccaacttgtccatgcagccccttttttttaaaagccctcagctagtcccaattgcccgcatttatacccatcgtacccatgtaactgtctaaatgctttttaaaagacaaaattgtacccgcctctactactacctctggcatcttgttccagacactcaccaccctctgtgtgaaaacgttgccccactggacccttttgtatctctcccctctcaccttaaacctatgccctctagttttagactcccctaccttgatattgacgatctaccttaTCAAtgtcccttattattttatagaccgctataagttcatccctcagccttctacgctccagagaaaaaagtcccagtctatccagcctctccttataactcaatccatccagtcccagtagcatcctagtaaatcttttctgcactctttctagtttaataatatcttttctataatcgggtgaccagaactgtgcacagtcacTCCCCCATTCAAAGCATTGAAAGGGTCTCTacttggtgtgagtgactttgggtTTCAGCAAGCTGGATAACCGAGTTAATACCTTCCCACACAGAGCAGCTTAACggtctgtccccagtgtgaattcgctggtgtgtgcgCAGGGCGgacgaccgagtgaatcccttcccacactgagagcaggtgaacggtttctccccagtgtgaactcgctggtgtcgctgcagcgtggataaatcagtgaatcccttcccacactgagagcaggtgaacggtttctccccagtgtgaactcgctggtgtctctgcagcgtGGATGACCTTTTAAACCTCACTGAACATtgtgagcagctgaacggtctctcctcagtgtgaatgcgctcatgGTCTCGAAGAACTGCAGTACTTTTGAAGCCGCTCCCACAATCagcacatttaaaaggtctctcattgctgtgagtaccTTTGTGTTTCATGAGGCTGGATGAAGcagtgaatcccttgccacacatggcgcaggtgaatggtttctctccagtgtgaactcgctgatgtacccgcaggttggatgaccttttaaatctctttgtgcagtgagaacagctgaacggcctctcctcagtgtgaacacgttgatgggacaccagttcccaagaacttttgaagtcactcccacagtcagagcagttgAAGGGTTTctcactggtgtgagagagattgtgactcagcaggtgggatgaccgaatgaatcccttcccacacatgcttCAGGTGAACGGCATCTCCCCggtatgaacttgctggtgtgtcagcaagtcagatgactgaatgaatcccttcccacacacgcaacaggtgaatggtctctccccagtatgaatgtgTCGATGAACTTCAAGCcgagatgggaacctgaatcccttcccacagtccccacatttccacggtgtctccatggtgcgggtgtccttgtgactctccaggtttggCTATCAGTTgaggcctcatccacacacagaacatgggtacagtctctccccactgtgaatgctgagatgtttttttcaggctgtgtaactggttaaagctctttccacactcagcgcACTGGAacactgtctgtaaatcctcaccctctgatatcctgtaaaaggagtttacaaaagtcatcagtgtcagtacaggatagaaattcagaacagacaattccagtttctatggaacattctttcctctctcattccccaaaaatcataaatctccattccacacactctccctccattctcactctgctgtatctaatattcaccctcccaattctcctgaaggtgctgattgaggctgattgacagatccatgctcactgcttcctgtcctggacacaaaaAGCTGAAAATCTTCAAGCTGCCAGCCATGTTAAAGCTTTACATTTGGACATAAATAAGCAGATTGATGATGTGtgtaatagaacagtacagcacagaacaggcccttcggcccacaatgttgtgccgagctttatctgaaaccaagatcaagctatcccactccctatcatcctggtgtgctccatgtgcctatccaataaccgcttaaatgttcctaaagtgtctgactccactatcactgcaggcagtccattccacaccccaaccactctctgcgtaaagaacctacctctgatatccttcctgtatctctcaccacgaaccctatagttatgcccccttgtaataactccatccacccgaggaaatagtctttgcacgttcactctatctatccccttcatcattttataaacctctattgagtttcccctcagcctcctccactgtaGAGAGAacatccctcgctccctcaacctttcctcataagacctaccctccaaaccaggcagcatcctggtaaatctcctctgcactctttccagcgcttccacatccttcttatagtgaggtgaccagaactgcacacaatattccaaatgtggtctcaccaaggtcctgtacagttgcagcataaccccgtggctcttaaactccaaccccctgttcataaaagctaacacactataggccgtcttcacagctctatccacttgagtggcaacatttagagatctgtggatatggaccccaagatctctctgttcctccacagtcttcagaaccctacttttgaccctgtaatccacatttaaattagtcctaccaaaatgaatcacctcacatttatcagggttaaactctatttgccatttttcagcccagctttgcatcctatctatgtctctttgcagcctacaacagccctccacctcatccactactccaccaatcttggtgtcatcagcaaatttgctgatccacccttcagccccctcctctcagtcattaataaaaatcacaaagagcagaggaccaagcactgatccctgtggcactccgctagcaacctgcctccaatccgaaaattttccatccaccaccaccctctgtcttcggttagacaaccagttacctatccaatcggccaactttccctctatcccacacctcctcactttcatcataagccgaccatgggggaccttatcaaaccccttactaaaatccatgtatatgacatcaactgccctaccttcatcaacacacttagttacctcctcaaaaaattctatcaaatttgtgaggcacgacttgcccttcacgaatccgtgctgactatcccggattaatgcgcatctttctaaatggtcataaatcccatccctaaggaccttttccatcaatttaccaaccaccgaagtaagactaaccggtctataattaccagggtcatttctattccctttcttaaacagaggaacaacattcgccattctccagtcctctggcaccatccccgtggacagcgaggacccaaagatcaaagccagcggctctgcaatctcatcccttgcctcccaaagaatcctaggatatatttcatcaggcccaggggacttatcgacctttattcaaaactgccagtacatcctccctcagaacatctatttcctccagcctattagcctgtaacaccttctgttcctcaaaaacatggcccctctccttggtgaacactgaagaaaagtattcattcatcacctcgcctatctctactgactccatacacaagttcccactactgtccttgaccggccctaacctcaccctggtcattcttttattcctcacataagagtaaaaagccttggggttttccttgatctgacccgccaaggacttctcatgtcccctcctagctctcctaagcccctttttcagctcattccttgctaacttgtaaccctcaatcgagccatctgaaccttgtttcctcatccctacataagcttccctcttccttttcacaagacattccacctctttcgtgaaccatggttccctcactcggccatttcctccctgcctgacagggacatacctatcaaggacacacagtatttgttccttgaaaaagttccacttttcattagttcctttccctgacagtttctgttcccaacttatgccccctaattcttggctaatcgcatcataattctctctcccccaattgtaaaccttgccctgccgtacagtaatgcactgtattacctggttagagagacatgaagaatgtgaggaggattTTTATTGAGGCAGCAagtggtgacctggaagttaaaaattgaactccagaatgagaaaagaaatggaaagggggagaaaagaaagtgtcgaccgataattggttcacatcagtcattcaatgttgagacatcttgaacaggagccgattcattccctccagtaaAGGTTAACAAGTCCTTTCAGCTTTTTTTATTCTGTCAGCATGGGAAGGGAACATCTgataattcccacagcattttaaccattcttaatgtgtttacaattctaaaagttataaacttgtgttcaaatttacatttccagcctttataacatttgtattaatgaatcatttattatttaattgtctcacaattaatgctgtctatttaactaatctggctgctttccaattgtgggaacttcaggccacaaaaaaggtagttagagtcatagaggttcacagcatggaaacaggcccttcggcccaacttgtccatgccgcccagttttagtcctaattgccctggaatattactcatgatctgtgcttccaaccattttgaatgtgcatctacaacaagcaaacacatgtgattcatgaaaggccccccaagggccacatgtagtctggaccacggcctatcaggccactcccgaGGATGAATTtgcaatgtacccagtgtgttgggggggaatgaactcagaagaatcattcaacactcaaacctgattcaatcgacaaacagtttattgagttacgccagcggggagaagccacagggactgaccatgtgtaactccacccaacaaagaatatcatcaattcttatccagttactcagcccatcccggctggacacaatccaatcagaatggtgatagattacatacattataggttcaataaaattagtatctgggcatcatgGGGCTTTGTGAGCATCTTGTGAACAgataggtgcccccatcatgatgttttccagaccccctcatctaccatccttggggttttctttggacatagactcccttagtttgaaaaggggtggattaaaagttctcaaatggatgtcagcacccttcctttgttttaatctaatgaccacacggtctgggaatcatttctatttaataatctctccttttcaacttataattcccacagcattttaaccattcttatgtcagcaataaatctttggacctgacaggaagtttaatccaacacaggattggtcagaatcatttctcatgtcccaaattttaaataaccattacaaattaaaactctcattctcacatgtgtgaattgtatccggattaacattcctgcatgtttagtaaaatatcctggcaTCATGTAAATATTgttccaggttcataacttttgaaaaaaaaactttatcaaTTAcacttactttaaaaaaaatctgtttgatttaaatcacagacagaaaacctcaaagcttgaagcaacccacaaatatcatccacacacaagcagagaaacttagcatgtgctttacaacaacaaccagaatgaattccttaagcgttcttgtggttctgtttttaaactttcagaaatgcctttaattaaagataaAGTTAATTCTCGAggaagataaaccttaacaaatgtcgcccaaaacaatgataaacacatctacaaacatccacataaaacaaacgaAACACAGGTTCTCACAGcttgtaaatttcaaacaatgaatcaattataacagaatatgtggctgtatgtagctgcctcggccatggtcaaccccaacactgccttcctgaactgctacaatgcctgaggtgtaagtacacccacagtactgtgagggagggatttccagctacacattccagactttcacaaGACTGTAGGTAgttccagattgatatatttcattcaaccactcccaagatgagttattccaattcctttattgtccaggacaatatattcacaatatctttcaaacagaaattaaacattcccatttgatttcaggtattaacatattctgttagtttgttctttattgtcgatgtcaggctggggttgttcctcttggaacaaaggaggttgaggggagatttgatggaggtggacaagattctgacaggtttagataaggtggacaaagaaaagctgttcccatgagttgatgggacaaggatgagggggtcataggtttaaggtttgggtcagagatgcagggggtgatgtgaggaagaatattttgatgcagtgaatggtaatgacctggaactcgctgcctacgaggatggaggaagtggagacaataaacaattacaaaggaaattggatgagcatttgggaagtttcaaacagaaatagtgactcttaacttcctcacaccctgtcactctgtgatccgtgtgaaatttgaaaccaggtattcgcaacaagactcaaagagcatcagcccactggaggcaaagtggtgagaccggccagtccagcagaaagaaaccctccgaccctccccattgaccaactgtgagaatgaacaaaatgcagtcctggatgtaattgagagcagaaacaatgacagcagaatccaaactcctggaatcactcatgaactttttggtgtctcagcaggtgggatgaaactttgaatcccttcccacactgagagcaggtgaacggcctctccccagtgtgaactcgctggtgtgtccccaggttggataaccgagtgaatcccttcccacactgagagcaggtgaatggtttctccccagtgtgaactcgctggtgtgtctgcaggttggatgaccgagtgaatccttccccacactgagggcagatgaatggcctctctccagtgtgaactcgctggtgtgcctgcaggttggataactggctgaaccccttcccacactgagagcagataaatggtctctccccagtgtgaactcgctggtgtctccgcagggtggataaatcagtgaatcccttcccacactgagagcaggtgaatggtctctctccagtgtgaactcgctggtgcgtctggaggctggataaatgagtgaatcccttctcacactgagagcagatgaacggtttctccccagtgtgaactcgctggtgtgtctgcaggttagatagctgactgaaccccttctcacactgagagcaaatgaacggtctctccccagtgtgaacacgctggtgcgtctgcaggttagataactgactgaaccccttctcacactgagagcaggtgaacggtctctccccagtgtgaactcgctggtgtgcctgcaggctggataactgactgaatccctccccacactgagagcaggtgaagggcctctccccagtgtgaactcgctggtgggtctgcaggctggataactgactgaatccctccccacactgagagcaggtgaacggtttctccccagtgtgaactcgctggtgtgtctgcagctgggacaaccgagtgaatcccgccccacagtgagagcaggtaaatggcctctccccagtgtggctgcgccgatgagcttccagcagggatgggtatctgtatctcttcccacagtccccacatttccatggtttctccatggtgcaggtgtccttgcctctctcttcagttgaagactcgtccacacacagaacagtccccccacccccgctgtgaacagtgtgatatttattcaggctgtgtaactggttcaagctcagtgcactggaacactctgactcCAGTCTGGCAATGTGTTggcgcttttccagtcacactgatgtttgaaatcttttcaagtcaTCAGACCAGACAACCATTTTTCCTAgattcaaaggctgatgatattcaggtcccaaggaatatgactctgtcagatcgagatgtgacgtttgagatttcagcttgtgattcctctttcgataccctgtaaaatgagtttacagaAGTCATCAgtgacagtgcaggatagaaattcagaacagacaattcaagTTTCTATTGAACATTCCTTCCTCTctgcagactcgaaacgttggctctattctctctctatctaggggatagtgtgggaaatggtgctgaggtagatcagccaattctccaTGAATGtttgaggcagttcgatgggctgaatggccaactgcagctccgaAATCTTATGATTTTTTGactgctggacaggaagcagtgagcatggatctgtcaatcagccgcaatcagcaccttcaggagaattgggagggtgaatattagatacagcagagtgagaatggagggagagtgtgtgggatggagatttgcagcttttggggaactagagaggaaagaatgttcattaaaataatagaattcttacatcttatcaaccgtccctgagccttcacaatgaatcccTCTTCTCAAgacactcttatctctgacttgtctgtgctgctcgcagtctcacaaagcagctgtctTTGCGCTGATATGAGAGGCCCTGcgaggcaagtttaatgctccatggctGTGTGTTTACCATTCCCTCCCTTCATCTGAGCAGGAATATACTTctcctggactcttgatatcacacttttaaaagctTCGCATtggccagtcattcctttctcttcaaacagactcacataatcaacatctgctagatcctgcctaatgcccacaacattggccctgctccagtttagggccttaacCTGTGGATCActcctatctttttccagaac from Mustelus asterias unplaced genomic scaffold, sMusAst1.hap1.1 HAP1_SCAFFOLD_47, whole genome shotgun sequence includes:
- the LOC144483188 gene encoding uncharacterized protein LOC144483188; the encoded protein is MNSQILGVDLVSHQRIHTEERPFSCSHCTMRFKWSSALRIHQRVHTGERPFACSVCGKGLTRLSNLQKHQQIHNGERPFTCSHCGAGFTRLSQLQTHQRVHTGEKPFTCSQCGEGFSQLSSLQTHQRVHTGERPFTCSQCGEGFSQLSSLQAHQRVHTGERPFTCSQCEKGFSQLSNLQTHQRVHTGERPFICSQCEKGFSQLSNLQTHQRVHTGEKPFICSQCEKGFTHLSSLQTHQRVHTGERPFTCSQCGKGFTDLSTLRRHQRVHTGERPFICSQCGKGFSQLSNLQAHQRVHTGERPFICPQCGEGFTRSSNLQTHQRVHTGEKPFTCSQCGKGFTRLSNLGTHQRVHTGERPFTCSQCGKGFKVSSHLLRHQKVHE